From Pan troglodytes isolate AG18354 chromosome 1, NHGRI_mPanTro3-v2.0_pri, whole genome shotgun sequence:
GCCCGACAGCCAGGTCATCACCATCAGCAACGAACGGTTCCGGTGTCCGGAGGTGCTGTTCCAGccttccttcctgggcatggaaTCCTGTGGCACCCACAAGACCACCTTCAACTGCATCATGAAGTGTGATGTGGACATCTCCAAAGACCTGTACGCCAACACAGTGCTGTCCAGCGGCACCACCATGTACCCAGACATcaccagcaggatgcagaaggCAATCACTGCCCTGGCACCTAGCACCATGAAGATCAAGATCATTGCACCCCGAGAGCGAAAGTACTCGGTGTGGATCGGCGGCTCCATCCTGGCCTCAATGTCCACCTTCCAGCAGATGTGCACTAGCAAGCAGGAGTATGACAAGTTGGACTCCTCCACTGTTCACCACAAATGCTTCTAAATAGACTGTGAGCAGATGCATAGCTTTTGCTGCATGGGTTAATTCAGAAGTAAAAATTTGTCCCTGGCAAATGCATACATCTCATGCTAGCCTCACAAATCTGGAATAAGCCTTCGAAAAGAAATTGTCCTTGAAGCTAGTATCTGATATCAGCACTGGATCATAGAACTCGTTGCTGATTTTGACCTTGTATTCAAGTTAACTGTTCCCCTTGGTATTTGTTTAATACCCTGTACATATCTTTGATTTCAACCCTTAGTACATGTGGCTTGGTCACTTCGTGGCTGAGGTAAGAACATGCTTGCGGAAGACAAGTCTGTGGCTTGGTGAGTCTGCGTGGCCAGCAGTCTCCGATCTGTGCAGGGTATTAATGTGTCAGGGCTGAGTGTTCTGGGATTTCTCTAGAGGCTGGCAAGGGCTCCTGAACCAGTTGTTTCTGTCCTTTCAATCAGACAATCTGGAGAGTCACAGCTGTATCTAGAAAAACTCTCCGCCAGCAGCAAAAGTAAATCCCCTATGGAGGAAGATATTATCCAGAGCCTTAGGTTACAAATTagtgttataattttgcaatcaTAACATCCagcacacaataaaaaaatacccAGGCATACAAAGAGTTAAGAACAGACTGAAAACCAAGAGGAAAAAGCTGACTGTAATGAAGAGACCAAGGGGAGACTGAAATACTGGCATTGTCATATCCAGACTATAAATGATTAATCTGTTCAAAGCAGTATATGACAATTGGAACATTTTGGCAGAAAATTTGAAActgtaaaagtaaataaaatggaaattctggaaatgaaaaaatatcaaaattggaaacaattcaATGGACAGGTTAAAGAGCAGGTTAAACACAAGTGTGGAATATAGGTCAGAGGAAAATATCCAGACTGAGGTAGGTTAAGCAAAAGGataaagaacacagagaaaagcaTAATACACATACAAGGCATTATTAGGCTTGTGAAATGGTCTAACAGAGAGATATCTGAAgtctgagaaagagaaaagagaacggAGCAGGAccaatacataaaaatagaatgGCCAAGTCAATTTTCCAAAATTGACTAAAGACATCAAGTTGTAGGTTCAAGAGCAATAATAAATCTGAACAGATTAAACTAAGCAACAGATTAACaaagtaaaaccaaaaaaaaaaaaaatctccaaaggaGCTAGTGAAAAAAggtgtattatttttaaagggaaacaaTAAACTGAAAACTGACTTCTCAATAAAAACATGGTAGCTAGGAGGCAACTGAATAATAGCTTTTAAGTAGTGAAAGGAAATAATTGCCAACATAGGATATCATAGCTGagattaatatgtttttaaaatgagggagaaataaagaaaaattttatgacaaaaataaaaccagagacTTCATCATCAGTAGACCCACACTTAAAGGAGATACCAGGagaagttctttatttttattttttttgagatggagtctcgctctgtcacccaggctggagtgcagtggcgtgatctcggctcactgcaacctccgcctcccgggttcacgccattctcctgcctcagcctcctgagtagctgggactacaggcgccaccacgcctggctaatttttttgtatttttagtagagacagggtttcaccatgttggccaggatggtctcaaactcctgacttcgtgatccgcccgcctcggcctcccaaagtgctggaattacaggcttgagccaccacacccagccaaatacCAGGAGAAGTTCTTTAGGCACAAGCCAAATGATCCCACATGGAAGCACAAAGATGCCAGAATAAATGAAGACTAATGGAAAGGAGAAATGTAAATATGTGGGTAACTCTAAATCAAGAATGACTACAAATAAGAACAATAATATATAAGGAAGTTTAAAATAGATGTTcaattaaaatatacaacaatagcaaaaaaaggagaaatgatgGTAACTGTACCTAAGGTGCTTTAGGTCCTTGAAGTGGTAGAAGTACTCACTTATAGTGGAATTTGATAAGTCAATCATGCATTTTGTAATTTCTGAGTTAATCAGCAAATTATGGTTTAAAAAACTCAACAAGGTAATagagaaaaacagatttaaagcaaacaaacaaacaaaaacacttcatAAGTCCAAAAGCAggctagagagagaaaaaagaacatataACTTGAGGGACAAATAGAAAACGAATAGTGACATGGCATACTAAACCCAAATACATCAGTATCTACATATAAGACTAAATTCTACAACTGAAAGAAAAGACTGCCCCAAATGACAAGGGAAAAACCATATGCTGCTTACAATAAAAACACTTTAACTACTAAGATATAAAAAGggtgaaagtaaaaggatgggaaAACATATACCACACAACCATTAACCAAAAGAAAGTTGCTACCGTATGTTAACTTGCATCCATGTTAAGAATGAAGAGAACCATAAGTGGTAAATAGATGCATAAATGTAAgactaaataaatatgtattttcctCAGTTCTCTTAATTTCTCTAAAAGATGAATATATAAAGCAGTAATTATATTATTGggtcaagtgtgtgtgtgtgtacgtgtgtgtgtgtgtgcatgcgtgcatgtatgcatgtgagTATATCGGGAGGAAATGGAGCTATATTGGTGCAAAGTTTCTCTATTTTTCCAGAATTAAATTAGCGTTAATCTGAAATAATTAAGATGCATATTATAGTATCCAGAGAAAGtactaagaaaataacaaaaaaaatttagaagtcaAAGGAATCAAAGTGGTATACTACAAAATATTCATATAACACGAAAGAGGTAGTAAAGAAGGaacagaggaacaaaaaagaCATGAGACATTTAGAAActaaatagcaaaatggcagactTAATAGTGGTGACGGTTGTACCTCACAGTGGATGtactaaaaatcactgacttgtacattttaaaatgtatttaatgtcaCATGActtatatctcaatttaaaaattttttaaatagcagtcAGCAAAACTgagtaattacattaaaatgtgaATGGATAAGATTTTACAGTCAAACCAAAatccaactatatgttgtctttAGATTCAAGGatacaaataggttgaaagtaaaagaatggaaaaagatatatcatgcaaaCAGTAACCGTAAGAGAGCTGGAGTGGCTATActgataaaaaaaacaaaatagactttaagataAATATCAACTGAGACAAAGAGGGATgtattataatgataaaaaggtcaATATATCAGGAATATATAACAATGTATATCCTGATACATACAttccttatatattatatattcatctaACAGAgctccaaaatacatgaaacaaaagtCATACAAACCAcaatagaattaaattaaaaatcaatataaataaaaaatttgaggGAAAGCCACGAATACTTGGAAATCAAACACATACTTCTAAGTAACCCATAGatcaaagaataaatcataatGGATGTTAGGCAATATTTTGAAATGagtgaaaacaaacataaaacataaaaatttatgaaatgtAACTAAAGGAGTACTTAGAGGGAAACACATAGCTTTAAAAGACTAAAttaggccgagtgcagtggctcacgcctgtaatcccaacactttggggagccaaggccAGTgtactgctggagcccaggagtttgtacccaacttgggcaacagggcaaaaccccatctctacaaaaaagtacaaaaattagctgggtatggtggcacacaactctagtcccagctacttgggaggctgaggagggaggatcacctgagcctgggaaggttGAGATGACTGCTCCACTGCACACTAgctagactgggtgacagagtgagaccctgtctcaagaaaaaaaaaaaaaaaaaaaaagaggctaaacCGGAAAAGAAGAATGATGTCAAATTAATACCTTATTCCATCTTATCTTAAAAGAGGaacaagccgggcatggtggctcatgcctgtaatcccagagctttgggaggccgaggtgggcaaatcacgaggtcaagagatggagaccatcctagccaacatggtgaaaccccgtctccactaaaactacaaaaatcagctgggcgtggtggcacgcgcctgtagtcccagctactccggaggctgaggcaggagaatcgcttgaacccaggaggcagaggttgcagtgagccgagatcgccagcctggtgacagagcaagactccgtctcaaacgaaaaaaaagaagaacaaattaaacccaaagcaatgggaaaaaaagtaataaagattaaagcagaaatcaatggaataaaaatagaataaagaaaacagttctttgaaaagatcaacaacatTGATAAACATTGAGCTAGACTGTCTTTACGATAAACG
This genomic window contains:
- the LOC104001691 gene encoding actin, alpha skeletal muscle-like; the protein is MVQRTATADDKKLEKSYKLPDSQVITISNERFRCPEVLFQPSFLGMESCGTHKTTFNCIMKCDVDISKDLYANTVLSSGTTMYPDITSRMQKAITALAPSTMKIKIIAPRERKYSVWIGGSILASMSTFQQMCTSKQEYDKLDSSTVHHKCF